The following nucleotide sequence is from Malania oleifera isolate guangnan ecotype guangnan chromosome 4, ASM2987363v1, whole genome shotgun sequence.
GCCAGTGGATACCATTACATTCACCCCCAAGACCAAGCTTCCCTCCTCTCCTTCAAGTCATGGCTCCAAGACCCTAACCAGAGCCTCTCAACCTGGGTTCCGGGCTCGTCCTGCACCAACTGGACCGGCCTCACCTGCCTGAACCAGACCGGCCGGGTCGCCTCCCTCATCTTGACGAACATGAGTTTGGCAGGCCCCATCCACCCCTCATTATGCAATCTTTCATTTCTCGAGACTCTCGCACTGTCGCGGAATCGCTTTACTGGCCTTATTCCGGTCTGTTTCGGCTCGTTTTGGAACCTCAAAGCCCTAGACCTTGGTCACAATTTTCTCAGTGGTGGTGTTCCTGATACTCTCGTGAACCTTACGAGTTTGAAAGAGCTTGATCTTGGTGGTAATCCAGCTTTGGGCGGTTTCGTTCCTTCTTGGATTGGTAATTTTTCTGCAAACCTTGAAAAACTTGATCTGAGATTCAATTCATTTCGCGGAGAAGTTCCTGAGAGTTTGTATTACTTGAAATCACTGAAGTATCTGGATTTGGGTAATAATTATTTGTCAGGAAATTTAAAGGGCTTTCATCAATCTTTGGTTTTCCTAAATCTTGGTTCTAATCAGCTTTCAGGCACTTTGCCTTGTTTTTTTGCGTCCGTTCAATCCCTCACTGTATTGAACTTAGCTAATAATTCTATAGTTGGGGGAGTACCCACTTGTATTTCTTCACTCCGAGCATTGAAACATCTCAACTTGTCATTTAATGGGTTGAAATATGAGATTTCTTCAAGATTTGTTTTTTCAGAGGAGCTTCTTGTTTTGGACTTGAGTTTCAATGGTTTATCGGGGCCTGTCCCAAGTAAAATTGCCCGGACAACGGAGAAGTCTGGGCTGATTCTTCTCGATTTATCGCACAATCAGTTCACTGGGGAAATTCCAGTGAGGATCACTGAACTGAAAAGCTTGCAGGGATTGTTTCTTTCTCACAATCTTCTAACAGGGGGAATCCCGGCAAGGATTGGAAATTTGACATATCTCCAAGTGATTGATTTGTCACACAACTCATTATCGGGTCCAATTCCTTCGGACATTGTTGGCTGTTTTCAGCTACTTGCTTTGATACTCAACAACAATGAGCTTTCTGGTGAAATTCGACCAGAGCTGGATGCATTGGATAGCTTGAAGATT
It contains:
- the LOC131154334 gene encoding receptor-like protein CLAVATA2; translated protein: MEPTWVPILQPNKASLNLPLLQLLLLLLLSSSTASGYHYIHPQDQASLLSFKSWLQDPNQSLSTWVPGSSCTNWTGLTCLNQTGRVASLILTNMSLAGPIHPSLCNLSFLETLALSRNRFTGLIPVCFGSFWNLKALDLGHNFLSGGVPDTLVNLTSLKELDLGGNPALGGFVPSWIGNFSANLEKLDLRFNSFRGEVPESLYYLKSLKYLDLGNNYLSGNLKGFHQSLVFLNLGSNQLSGTLPCFFASVQSLTVLNLANNSIVGGVPTCISSLRALKHLNLSFNGLKYEISSRFVFSEELLVLDLSFNGLSGPVPSKIARTTEKSGLILLDLSHNQFTGEIPVRITELKSLQGLFLSHNLLTGGIPARIGNLTYLQVIDLSHNSLSGPIPSDIVGCFQLLALILNNNELSGEIRPELDALDSLKILDISNNQISGEIPLTLAGCKSLEIVDLSANNLSGALNDAISKWSNLRFLSLAGNKFSGDLPSWAFSFESIQTMDFSGNKFSGYIPDGNFNISLNFNNGDIGRRTPGASLVAMQNLEIRISLTFTDSSDLSLNYDLSSSFAVDLSNNMLHGEIPAGLFGLQGLEYLNLSYNFLRGQMPAGLEKMQGLRVLDLSHNSLSGQVPENLSSLQNLTLLNLAYNCFSGLVPKNQGYWRFPGAFAGNPELCVESPGEDCKKASNPGVPGKTFEEEMEDGQISIPLFCISAFVSFYIGVIGLFCPARARNYILQTQI